The Desulfuromonas versatilis genome has a segment encoding these proteins:
- a CDS encoding sensor histidine kinase — MKLILTLLQQMSVFLVIAYLFTKSPAFRPLTSESLQPRHKLILYFVFSAFSIMGTYFGMPVQDAIANTRAIGAVLAGLIGGPLLGTAVGLTGGLHRYTLGGFTAFSCGVSTTLEGFIGGMFFLYLTRQGSDRDIFNPKVAFAATFVAEAAQMLIILALARPFSEALALVEVIAAPMILANSVGAALFISIMRDQKQMYDKFGAIFSSRAFQVAEKTLEIMGRGFNRETATEIAQVIHQETGVGAVAITDREKILAFTGHGADHHLPGSPVGSSLTAQAIQENRVIFADGIHQPFTCSLARGCPLGSSLVVPIRIDNEVIGTIKLYERKNKLFLNINRTLGEGIANLLSDQLLRYRYEEQKNLLVTSELKLIQAQVNPHFLFNALNTIIAIIAEDAERARDLLLHLSNFFRKNLKRSGDLATLEEEMDHVNSYLTIEKARFEERLVFENEIDPALLQVRLPTFTLQPIIENAVKHGVSAIFGVGVIKVAAHRENDRIVICVEDNAGTYCQEIKNGGLGMNIVDKRIKNLYGQQYGVAVACEQDRSTRVQIIIPAAGDAP, encoded by the coding sequence ATGAAACTGATCCTCACCCTGCTCCAGCAGATGAGCGTCTTTCTGGTCATCGCCTATCTGTTCACCAAGAGCCCTGCCTTCCGACCACTGACCAGCGAGTCGCTGCAACCGCGCCACAAACTGATCCTCTATTTCGTCTTCTCCGCCTTCTCCATCATGGGGACCTACTTCGGCATGCCGGTGCAGGACGCCATCGCCAACACCCGGGCCATCGGGGCGGTGCTGGCGGGCCTGATCGGCGGCCCGCTGCTGGGGACCGCGGTTGGCCTCACCGGTGGGCTGCACCGCTACACTCTGGGGGGGTTCACGGCCTTCTCCTGCGGGGTCTCCACCACCCTCGAGGGGTTCATCGGCGGGATGTTCTTCCTCTACCTGACCCGCCAGGGGAGCGACCGGGACATCTTCAACCCGAAGGTGGCCTTTGCCGCCACCTTTGTCGCCGAAGCGGCGCAGATGCTCATCATTCTGGCCCTGGCCCGCCCCTTCAGCGAGGCCCTGGCCCTGGTCGAGGTCATCGCCGCGCCGATGATCCTTGCCAATTCGGTGGGGGCGGCCCTGTTCATCAGCATCATGCGCGACCAGAAGCAGATGTACGACAAGTTCGGCGCCATCTTCTCCTCCCGCGCCTTCCAGGTCGCGGAAAAGACCCTGGAAATCATGGGCCGGGGCTTCAACCGCGAGACCGCCACCGAGATCGCCCAGGTCATTCACCAGGAAACAGGGGTCGGCGCGGTGGCCATCACCGACCGGGAAAAGATCCTCGCTTTCACCGGACACGGTGCCGACCACCACCTGCCCGGCAGCCCGGTCGGCAGTTCCCTGACCGCCCAGGCGATCCAGGAGAACCGGGTGATCTTCGCCGACGGCATCCACCAGCCCTTCACCTGCTCCCTGGCGCGCGGCTGTCCGCTGGGCTCCTCGCTGGTGGTGCCGATCCGTATCGACAACGAGGTGATCGGCACCATCAAGCTCTACGAGCGAAAAAACAAGCTGTTTCTCAATATCAACCGGACCCTCGGCGAGGGGATCGCCAACCTGCTTTCCGATCAGCTGCTGCGCTACCGCTACGAGGAGCAGAAGAACCTGCTGGTCACCTCGGAGCTCAAACTGATCCAGGCCCAGGTCAACCCCCACTTTCTGTTCAACGCCCTGAACACCATCATCGCCATCATCGCCGAGGACGCCGAGCGGGCCCGCGACCTGCTGCTGCACCTGTCCAACTTTTTCCGCAAGAATCTCAAGCGCTCCGGCGACCTGGCCACCCTGGAGGAGGAGATGGATCACGTCAATTCGTACCTGACCATCGAGAAGGCCCGCTTCGAGGAGCGCCTGGTGTTTGAAAACGAGATCGACCCGGCGCTGCTGCAGGTCCGGCTGCCCACCTTCACCCTGCAGCCGATCATCGAGAACGCCGTCAAGCACGGGGTTTCGGCCATATTCGGCGTGGGGGTGATCAAGGTGGCCGCCCACAGGGAGAACGACAGGATCGTCATCTGCGTCGAGGACAACGCCGGCACCTATTGCCAGGAGATCAAGAACGGAGGATTGGGGATGAACATCGTCGACAAGCGGATCAAGAACCTCTACGGGCAGCAATACGGGGTCGCCGTCGCCTGTGAACAGGACCGGAGCACCCGGGTGCAGATAATCATCCCCGCCGCCGGAGATGCCCCATGA
- a CDS encoding DUF3135 domain-containing protein translates to MGTAIRGSKTDQALARLAGLYQRDPAAFEVAARELIRATIEEFPPEHRERAYGIQFQLDARLSRYRDPLVRMNVMVEIFWEQFAEFRRVLNDPLGVIAEREKSRRSAQVLPMRRGGGLS, encoded by the coding sequence ATGGGGACGGCGATCCGCGGGAGCAAAACCGACCAGGCCCTGGCAAGGCTGGCAGGCCTCTATCAACGGGACCCTGCCGCTTTCGAGGTGGCGGCACGGGAGCTGATCCGCGCCACTATTGAGGAGTTTCCCCCCGAGCACCGCGAACGGGCCTACGGCATCCAGTTCCAGCTCGACGCGCGCCTTAGCCGCTATCGCGATCCGCTGGTTCGCATGAACGTGATGGTGGAGATCTTCTGGGAGCAGTTTGCAGAGTTCCGGCGGGTGCTCAACGATCCACTGGGCGTCATCGCCGAGCGCGAAAAGTCCAGGCGGTCGGCGCAGGTTCTGCCCATGAGGCGCGGGGGGGGGCTGTCCTGA
- a CDS encoding protein-L-isoaspartate(D-aspartate) O-methyltransferase encodes MLQRLLRLARPGFRPGVVGLVLLLATALPSAAQDPSAALRSEMVRSQLAARGIEDQVTLRAMAEVPRHLFVPPSYRARAYEDGPLPIGHGQTISQPYIVAIMTELADPGPGRRILEIGTGSGYQAAVLAATGAEVFTVEIIPELAESAGKRLTELGYAKVRVRQADGYFGWAEQAPFDAILVTAAAEFIPPPLLEQLAEGGRMIIPVGSPFLVQTLMLVEKRRGKVTTRSLFPVRFVPFRRQS; translated from the coding sequence ATGCTCCAGCGGCTGTTGCGCCTGGCCCGCCCCGGGTTTCGTCCTGGAGTGGTGGGGTTGGTGTTGCTGTTGGCCACTGCTCTGCCGTCTGCTGCCCAGGATCCCAGCGCTGCCCTGCGCAGCGAGATGGTGCGCAGCCAGCTTGCCGCCCGGGGGATCGAGGATCAGGTCACCCTGCGCGCCATGGCCGAGGTGCCCCGCCACCTGTTCGTCCCGCCGTCCTACCGGGCCAGGGCCTATGAGGACGGGCCGCTGCCCATCGGCCACGGCCAGACCATCTCCCAGCCCTACATCGTAGCGATCATGACCGAGCTGGCCGATCCCGGGCCGGGGCGGCGCATCCTCGAGATCGGCACCGGCTCCGGTTACCAGGCGGCGGTGCTGGCGGCGACCGGCGCCGAGGTGTTCACCGTCGAGATCATCCCCGAGCTGGCGGAAAGTGCCGGCAAACGGCTCACCGAGCTCGGCTACGCCAAGGTCAGGGTGCGCCAGGCCGACGGCTATTTCGGCTGGGCAGAACAGGCCCCCTTCGACGCGATCCTGGTGACCGCCGCGGCGGAATTCATCCCGCCGCCCCTGCTCGAGCAGCTCGCCGAGGGCGGGCGCATGATCATTCCCGTGGGTTCGCCGTTCCTGGTCCAGACCCTGATGCTGGTGGAGAAGCGGCGGGGCAAGGTCACCACCCGCAGCCTGTTCCCGGTGCGCTTCGTCCCCTTCCGCAGGCAGTCATGA
- a CDS encoding polyamine aminopropyltransferase yields MNLSAGPTFRLHLAIALLSVGLIAFQLVLMQVLSITQWHHFAYLVISVALLGFGAAGTLLALFRERFLACCEKLLPLLSAGAAAAMPLAVALVQGPAARFDTYLVFLDPAQLGHLAVVILAVTAPFLLAALVLGLVFVRHVEGVGGLYCANLLGSGLGGLAGILLLERLDPPYQPAAAALFVLFAALLLLPRRRPSVPLAVVAGAGALLGLFLLNPPPLALSEYKDLRHTLELPGAQILASRPSAQGLVQVVESPALRHAPGLSLAFRGEVPAGPAVFVNGNWFGALPTGPIKQGATLLDFTTGALPYALATPREVLVLHSGTGLEVEQALAREARRVTGVEPHRAAVELARGQQPADPRFHQVFGAPRTFLAAEGTRYDLIQLPAVGSFGGGAGLFALQEQPLLTREALLQMLEHLTPDGLLAVTVWMDQPPRSPLRLAATLAEAIEAAGLGPPAQHLAAVRSWGTLTFCVKRSALTAEDVAKLRAFCKRLLFDPALLPELKDGERTAHNRLEDEEFFRLLDEAVSARRDRLAATYPFRLSVPGDDRPFFSQFLRWESLSELAGLFGARTFPFLEMGYLIAWLALLLLALASAALILLPLVRLGWRGGRRGATLVYFGGLGIGYMLVEMALIHRFVLYLGHPIHAAAAVIGVLLVCSGGGSLFSARLPGSRELPAIPAALVGALLLLYSLALPPVLENTLHLAPVYRVLITLALLAPPAFAMGLPFPLGLRALAGRREEAVPWAWGINGCLSVVSTALATLLAVEAGFTAVLLTAVTAYLTAALAAGQGRARRQTL; encoded by the coding sequence ATGAACTTATCCGCCGGCCCCACCTTTCGCCTGCACCTGGCCATCGCCCTGCTCTCGGTGGGGCTGATCGCCTTTCAGCTGGTGCTGATGCAGGTGCTCTCCATCACCCAGTGGCACCATTTCGCCTACCTGGTGATCTCGGTGGCGCTGCTCGGTTTCGGCGCGGCAGGTACCCTGCTGGCGCTTTTCCGCGAGCGGTTTCTGGCCTGCTGCGAAAAACTGCTGCCGCTGTTGAGCGCCGGCGCTGCCGCGGCCATGCCCCTGGCGGTGGCGCTGGTACAGGGGCCGGCGGCCCGCTTCGACACCTACCTGGTGTTTCTCGACCCCGCGCAGCTGGGCCATTTGGCGGTGGTGATCCTCGCCGTCACCGCCCCCTTTCTGCTCGCCGCCCTGGTTCTGGGACTGGTCTTCGTCCGCCACGTGGAAGGGGTCGGCGGGCTCTATTGCGCCAACCTGCTGGGCTCGGGCCTCGGCGGGCTGGCCGGGATCCTGCTGCTGGAGCGGCTCGACCCGCCATACCAGCCGGCGGCGGCCGCCCTGTTCGTCCTTTTCGCGGCGCTCCTGTTGCTGCCGCGGCGCCGGCCGTCGGTGCCCCTGGCCGTGGTGGCCGGGGCCGGGGCGCTGCTCGGCCTGTTCCTGCTGAACCCGCCGCCGCTGGCCCTCTCCGAGTACAAGGACCTGCGGCACACCCTCGAGCTGCCCGGGGCGCAGATCCTCGCCAGCCGGCCGAGTGCCCAGGGCCTGGTCCAGGTGGTGGAATCCCCGGCCCTGCGCCATGCCCCGGGCCTGAGCCTCGCCTTCAGGGGAGAGGTCCCTGCGGGGCCCGCGGTGTTCGTCAACGGCAACTGGTTCGGGGCGCTGCCCACCGGCCCGATCAAGCAGGGAGCGACCCTGCTCGATTTCACCACCGGGGCGCTCCCCTATGCGCTTGCCACTCCCCGCGAGGTGCTGGTGCTGCATTCGGGGACCGGCCTGGAGGTGGAACAGGCCCTGGCCCGGGAGGCGCGCCGGGTGACCGGAGTGGAGCCGCACCGGGCCGCGGTGGAGCTGGCGCGCGGGCAGCAGCCGGCCGATCCTCGCTTTCACCAGGTATTCGGCGCCCCGCGCACCTTCCTTGCCGCTGAGGGGACCCGCTACGACCTGATCCAGCTCCCCGCCGTGGGGTCCTTCGGCGGCGGCGCCGGGCTGTTCGCCCTGCAGGAGCAGCCCCTGCTGACCCGCGAGGCCCTGCTGCAGATGCTCGAGCATCTGACCCCCGACGGCCTGCTGGCGGTCACCGTCTGGATGGACCAGCCGCCGCGCAGCCCGCTGCGTTTGGCGGCGACCCTCGCCGAGGCCATCGAGGCAGCCGGCCTCGGCCCGCCGGCCCAGCACCTGGCCGCGGTGCGCAGTTGGGGAACCCTCACCTTTTGCGTCAAGCGCTCGGCCCTGACCGCCGAGGATGTGGCCAAACTCAGGGCCTTCTGCAAGCGCCTGCTGTTCGACCCGGCGCTGTTGCCCGAGCTCAAGGATGGCGAGCGGACCGCCCACAACCGGCTGGAGGACGAGGAGTTCTTCAGGCTGCTCGATGAGGCGGTTTCCGCCCGGCGCGACCGGCTGGCCGCCACTTACCCCTTCCGTCTCTCGGTCCCCGGCGACGACCGCCCCTTCTTCTCCCAGTTCCTGCGCTGGGAAAGCCTGTCCGAACTGGCCGGGCTGTTCGGGGCGAGGACTTTCCCCTTTCTGGAGATGGGCTATCTCATCGCCTGGCTGGCCCTTCTGCTGCTGGCCCTGGCCTCGGCGGCGCTGATCCTGCTGCCGCTGGTGCGGCTGGGCTGGCGCGGCGGCCGGCGCGGCGCGACCCTGGTCTACTTCGGCGGTCTGGGGATCGGCTACATGCTGGTGGAAATGGCCCTCATCCACCGTTTCGTCCTCTACCTGGGCCATCCCATCCATGCCGCGGCGGCGGTCATCGGCGTCCTGCTGGTCTGCTCCGGGGGCGGCAGCCTGTTCTCGGCCCGCCTGCCCGGCTCCCGCGAACTCCCCGCCATCCCCGCGGCCCTGGTGGGGGCCCTGCTGCTGCTCTATTCTTTGGCGCTGCCGCCGGTTCTCGAAAACACTCTGCACCTTGCGCCAGTGTACCGGGTGCTGATCACGCTGGCCCTGCTCGCCCCGCCGGCCTTCGCCATGGGACTCCCCTTCCCCCTTGGGCTGCGTGCCCTGGCGGGGCGCAGGGAGGAGGCGGTCCCCTGGGCCTGGGGGATCAACGGCTGCCTGTCGGTGGTGAGCACGGCCCTGGCCACCCTGCTGGCGGTGGAGGCGGGGTTTACCGCGGTGCTGCTGACCGCGGTCACCGCCTATCTGACCGCGGCCCTGGCGGCTGGCCAGGGAAGGGCAAGGCGGCAGACGCTCTGA
- a CDS encoding DUF2760 domain-containing protein, with amino-acid sequence MDLLLTLIILALANVLFFYPLEPRYVPALQVAVSALLGVLFVLETFYLIRRRIRKTEEEELLAIKRGAAAPAPAAPAVAVAPEAAVEAGVVQFLARLQEKGRLVDFVMDDITPYSNEQVGAAARVVHQGCREVLQSAFEIKPVHGGEEREELTLSGDFDAAAYRLVGKVPEQPPYKGVVLHRGWKTARVSLPRISEAAREAAAREVIAPAEVEIA; translated from the coding sequence ATGGATCTGCTGCTGACGCTGATCATCCTGGCCCTGGCCAACGTTCTTTTCTTCTATCCCCTCGAGCCGCGCTACGTGCCGGCGTTGCAGGTGGCGGTTTCGGCCCTGCTGGGGGTGCTGTTCGTGCTGGAAACCTTCTACCTGATCCGCCGCCGCATCCGCAAGACCGAGGAGGAGGAACTGCTGGCCATCAAGCGCGGCGCCGCCGCTCCGGCACCCGCTGCGCCGGCTGTCGCCGTGGCTCCGGAGGCCGCCGTCGAAGCGGGGGTGGTGCAGTTTCTGGCCCGGTTGCAGGAGAAGGGGCGGCTGGTCGATTTCGTCATGGACGACATCACCCCCTACTCCAACGAGCAGGTCGGCGCCGCCGCCAGGGTGGTGCACCAGGGATGCCGCGAGGTGCTGCAGTCGGCCTTCGAGATCAAGCCGGTGCACGGCGGCGAGGAGCGCGAGGAACTCACCCTGTCGGGGGATTTCGACGCCGCCGCCTACCGCCTGGTCGGCAAGGTCCCCGAGCAGCCCCCCTACAAGGGGGTGGTCCTGCACCGCGGCTGGAAGACCGCCCGCGTCTCGCTGCCCAGGATCAGCGAGGCAGCCCGCGAGGCGGCGGCGCGCGAGGTGATCGCGCCGGCGGAGGTGGAGATCGCGTAG
- a CDS encoding Hsp70 family protein, with protein sequence MAKRFAVGIDLGTSNSALALAPAGEGAAPEVLPVPQLFSFQAVGEAELLPSVVYLPLEKEAQSAVAQLPWAEAEPGAGLVGQFAREHGAQLPDRLVSSAKSWLCSPHVDPLKPILPWKAELDEARKLSPLQAAVRYLEHLRLALQRQLAERGEDIDPAACEVVVTVPASFDEVARSLTHLAAEEAGWGQVTLLEEQQAAFYYWIAQSGDAWREQVSPGDLVLVCDVGGGTADFSLVAVSEQGGDLQLERVSVGDHILLGGDNMDLALAYALRAELEQKGQKLDNWQFLSLVHSCRVGKERLLADAALAEFPISIASRGASLFAGTITAALRHETVDAVVLDGYFPRTGIHEHPARRRALGLQEFGLDYAADPALSKHLAFFLARSFQNTQGNESLAKLVAGRVREGGGVPFICPTAVLFNGGVFKAEALRERILELLAGWNGGEAVAELPESNFDLAVAKGAAVYARTRLSGEGIRIKAGTARSYYIGLESSMPAVPGLTPPLKALCVVPQGMEEGSEIGLPGREFGLITGEQVEFRFFSSSVRAGDEVGAVVDAEEDLEETASLQMTLPPLEGRGGEMIPVHLHSVVTPLGTLELWMRHEASGQQWKLEFNVRGNAQQVG encoded by the coding sequence ATGGCTAAACGTTTCGCCGTCGGCATCGATCTCGGCACCTCCAACTCGGCGCTGGCCCTGGCGCCGGCCGGGGAGGGGGCGGCGCCCGAGGTCCTGCCTGTGCCCCAGCTGTTCTCCTTCCAGGCGGTGGGGGAGGCCGAACTGCTCCCCTCGGTGGTCTACCTGCCGCTGGAAAAGGAGGCGCAGAGCGCCGTTGCACAGCTCCCCTGGGCGGAAGCCGAGCCGGGCGCCGGGCTGGTCGGGCAGTTCGCCCGCGAGCACGGGGCGCAGCTCCCCGACCGGCTGGTCAGCTCGGCCAAGAGCTGGCTGTGCAGCCCCCACGTCGATCCTCTCAAGCCGATCCTCCCCTGGAAGGCCGAGCTGGACGAGGCGCGCAAGCTCTCGCCCCTGCAGGCTGCGGTGCGCTACCTGGAGCATCTGCGCCTGGCCCTGCAGCGGCAGCTCGCCGAACGGGGCGAGGACATCGACCCGGCGGCCTGCGAGGTGGTGGTCACCGTCCCTGCCTCCTTCGACGAGGTGGCCCGCTCGCTGACCCACCTGGCGGCCGAGGAGGCCGGCTGGGGGCAGGTTACCCTGCTCGAGGAGCAGCAGGCCGCCTTCTACTACTGGATCGCCCAGTCGGGCGATGCCTGGCGCGAGCAGGTCAGCCCCGGCGACCTGGTGCTGGTCTGCGACGTCGGCGGCGGCACCGCCGATTTCTCCCTGGTGGCGGTCTCCGAGCAGGGCGGCGATCTGCAGCTCGAGCGGGTCAGCGTCGGCGACCACATCCTGCTCGGCGGCGACAACATGGACCTGGCCCTGGCCTACGCCCTGCGCGCCGAACTGGAACAGAAAGGCCAGAAGCTCGACAACTGGCAGTTTCTCTCCCTGGTCCACTCCTGCCGGGTGGGCAAGGAGCGGCTGTTGGCCGATGCCGCCCTGGCCGAATTCCCCATCTCCATCGCCAGCCGCGGCGCCAGCCTGTTCGCCGGCACCATCACCGCCGCCTTGCGCCACGAGACCGTGGATGCGGTGGTACTCGACGGCTATTTCCCCCGCACCGGCATCCACGAGCACCCGGCCCGGCGTCGGGCCCTGGGCCTGCAGGAGTTCGGCCTCGACTACGCCGCCGACCCGGCGCTGAGCAAGCACCTGGCCTTCTTCCTGGCGCGCAGTTTTCAGAACACCCAGGGCAACGAGAGCCTCGCCAAGCTGGTGGCGGGGCGTGTCCGCGAGGGGGGCGGCGTGCCCTTCATCTGCCCCACGGCGGTGCTGTTCAACGGCGGCGTCTTCAAGGCCGAAGCGCTGCGGGAGCGCATCCTCGAGCTGCTGGCCGGGTGGAACGGCGGCGAGGCGGTGGCCGAGCTGCCCGAGTCCAACTTCGACCTGGCGGTGGCCAAGGGCGCGGCGGTCTACGCCCGCACCCGGCTCTCCGGCGAGGGGATCCGCATCAAGGCCGGGACCGCCCGCTCCTACTACATCGGCCTGGAATCCTCGATGCCGGCGGTGCCGGGGCTCACCCCGCCGCTCAAGGCGCTCTGCGTGGTCCCCCAGGGGATGGAAGAGGGGAGCGAGATCGGCCTGCCGGGACGGGAGTTCGGCCTGATCACCGGCGAGCAGGTCGAGTTTCGCTTCTTCTCCTCCAGCGTGCGTGCCGGCGACGAGGTCGGCGCGGTGGTCGACGCCGAGGAGGACCTGGAGGAGACCGCCAGCCTGCAGATGACCCTGCCGCCCCTCGAGGGGCGCGGCGGCGAGATGATCCCCGTGCACCTGCACTCGGTGGTGACCCCGCTGGGGACCCTGGAGCTGTGGATGCGCCACGAAGCCAGCGGGCAGCAGTGGAAGCTCGAATTCAACGTGCGGGGTAATGCCCAGCAGGTTGGGTAG
- a CDS encoding hsp70 family protein → MTQSRYLIGIDLGTTNCVLAYLDTRAPERGPQVLSVPQWETPASTVESETLPSFNYLATAAERQAGFAAETSQAPALEGGWVPGAFARGRMAHTPGRVIHSAKSWLCHGGIDRTAPILPWHSEDVPPAERLSPVRASSAYLAYLKQAWDRSPLAAEPRGRFEHQEVVVTVPASFDEAAQQLTLEAAQQAGYPQTIRLIEEPQAAFYDWLGRGRNISTLLDLLETVPDKVARVVVFDIGGGTTDLSLFEVRGDRKSPTGLSLNRVAVSEHLLLGGDNIDLTLAYLLEHKLTGGRTKLSGGQWNQLLVQARELKERILRDEGEGAPEPGARFTVTLAGSGAGLFASTLSAEVSAEEVRQTVLEGFFPACTAEERPRKKGGGLREWGLPYAEDTAATRHLAAFLEGQRIDAVLYNGGSVTPAFLRRRLTDLLTGWQGGREPMVLVNDAMALAVARGAARYGYILQRPEAGQRIAGGHAHALYLEVTRGGRGKKSSSLVCVLPKGMEANQSVRIDNAEFDLLVNQPVRFQCFFSNRRTGDAAGEVIPWREDQFHPLPQLQTAIHLPPERPKPANNRLRVTLECALNEIGLLQLYCVEKDGSGRWRLDFNLRKPIGQEEQQEVVEEPLVPRAQLAKAEALVLALYGKKKDPELPDLKPRQLMRELEKTLGGTRDEWDGATLRALWPTIAQGMTRRSRSVDHEEAWLYLAGFALRPGYGFALDESRIEELWRLYDMGMAFPREKRVQVQWYLLWRRAAGGLNARRQEKILAKLLPQLPALAEQTQEVLYLVGSLERVRLDLKLQLVKQLGGALRKAKVRNKLPSAWALGRLLSRTPLYAGPDAILPPQEVEKLFGQVRDLDWKDPAYAPLVPLFAQAARRTDRRGIDLDPELRRQVLDKLKEAGARPEELQVVREMVPVEDADRVRQFGESLPGGLILVREAGNEPQAD, encoded by the coding sequence ATGACCCAATCCCGTTACCTGATCGGCATCGACCTGGGGACCACCAACTGTGTCCTCGCCTACCTCGACACCCGCGCCCCCGAGCGCGGCCCGCAGGTGCTTTCCGTCCCCCAGTGGGAGACCCCGGCGAGCACCGTGGAGAGCGAGACCCTCCCCTCTTTCAACTACCTGGCCACCGCCGCCGAGCGCCAGGCGGGCTTTGCCGCCGAGACCAGCCAAGCCCCGGCCCTCGAGGGGGGCTGGGTGCCGGGGGCCTTCGCCCGCGGCCGCATGGCCCACACCCCCGGGCGGGTGATCCACTCGGCCAAGTCCTGGCTCTGCCATGGAGGTATCGACCGCACCGCGCCGATCCTTCCCTGGCATTCCGAGGACGTTCCTCCTGCCGAGCGGCTCTCGCCGGTGCGGGCGAGCAGCGCCTATCTCGCCTACCTCAAGCAGGCCTGGGACCGCTCGCCGCTGGCCGCCGAGCCGCGGGGGCGCTTCGAGCACCAGGAGGTGGTGGTCACCGTGCCGGCCTCCTTCGACGAGGCGGCCCAGCAGCTGACCCTCGAGGCGGCCCAGCAGGCCGGCTATCCGCAGACCATCCGCCTGATCGAGGAGCCCCAGGCCGCCTTCTACGACTGGCTCGGCCGGGGCCGAAACATCAGCACCCTGCTCGATCTGTTGGAAACGGTGCCGGACAAGGTTGCGCGGGTGGTGGTCTTCGACATCGGCGGCGGCACCACCGACCTCTCTCTGTTCGAGGTGCGCGGCGACCGCAAATCCCCCACCGGCCTTTCGCTGAACCGGGTGGCGGTCAGCGAGCACCTGCTGCTCGGCGGCGACAACATCGACCTGACCCTCGCCTACCTGCTCGAGCACAAGCTGACCGGCGGCAGGACCAAGCTCTCCGGCGGGCAGTGGAACCAGCTGCTGGTCCAGGCCCGCGAGCTCAAGGAGCGGATCCTGCGCGACGAGGGGGAGGGGGCGCCCGAGCCCGGCGCGCGCTTCACCGTGACCCTGGCGGGAAGCGGGGCGGGGCTGTTCGCCTCGACCCTGTCGGCCGAGGTCAGCGCCGAGGAGGTGCGGCAGACGGTGCTGGAGGGATTCTTCCCGGCCTGCACCGCCGAGGAGCGGCCGCGCAAAAAGGGGGGCGGGCTGCGCGAATGGGGCCTGCCCTACGCCGAGGACACCGCCGCCACCCGCCACCTGGCCGCCTTTCTCGAGGGTCAGCGGATCGACGCGGTGCTCTACAACGGCGGCAGCGTCACCCCGGCGTTTCTGCGCCGGCGGCTCACCGACCTGCTGACCGGCTGGCAGGGGGGCCGGGAGCCGATGGTGCTGGTCAACGACGCCATGGCCCTGGCCGTGGCCCGCGGTGCGGCCCGCTACGGCTACATCCTGCAGCGACCCGAGGCCGGCCAGCGCATCGCCGGCGGCCACGCCCACGCCCTCTACCTGGAGGTGACCCGGGGCGGGCGGGGGAAAAAGAGCTCGTCGCTGGTCTGCGTGCTGCCCAAGGGGATGGAGGCCAACCAGTCGGTGCGCATCGACAACGCCGAGTTCGACCTGCTGGTCAACCAGCCGGTGCGCTTCCAGTGCTTCTTCTCCAACCGCCGCACGGGAGATGCCGCCGGCGAGGTCATCCCCTGGCGCGAGGACCAGTTCCATCCCCTGCCGCAGCTGCAGACCGCCATTCACCTGCCCCCCGAGCGCCCCAAGCCGGCCAACAACCGGCTGCGGGTGACCCTCGAGTGCGCCCTCAACGAAATCGGCCTGCTGCAGCTCTACTGCGTGGAGAAGGACGGCTCCGGCCGCTGGCGCCTCGATTTCAACCTGCGCAAGCCAATCGGCCAGGAGGAGCAGCAGGAGGTGGTCGAGGAACCGCTGGTCCCCAGGGCCCAGCTGGCAAAGGCCGAGGCCCTGGTGCTGGCCCTCTACGGCAAGAAAAAAGACCCCGAGCTGCCCGACCTCAAGCCGCGCCAACTGATGCGCGAGTTGGAAAAAACCCTCGGTGGTACTCGCGACGAATGGGACGGCGCCACCCTGCGGGCCTTGTGGCCAACCATTGCCCAGGGGATGACCCGCCGCAGCCGCAGCGTCGATCACGAGGAGGCCTGGCTCTACCTGGCCGGCTTCGCCCTGCGCCCGGGCTACGGTTTCGCCCTCGATGAGTCGCGCATCGAGGAGCTGTGGCGGCTCTACGACATGGGGATGGCCTTCCCCAGGGAGAAGCGGGTGCAGGTCCAGTGGTACCTGCTCTGGCGGCGCGCCGCCGGGGGGCTCAACGCCAGGCGCCAGGAGAAGATCCTCGCCAAGCTGCTGCCCCAGCTGCCGGCCCTGGCCGAGCAGACCCAGGAGGTGCTCTACCTGGTCGGCTCGCTGGAGCGGGTCCGCCTCGATCTCAAGCTGCAGCTGGTCAAGCAGCTGGGCGGGGCCCTGCGCAAGGCCAAAGTCCGCAACAAGCTCCCCAGTGCCTGGGCCCTCGGCCGGCTGCTCTCGCGCACCCCGCTCTACGCCGGCCCCGATGCCATCCTGCCCCCCCAGGAGGTGGAAAAGCTCTTCGGCCAGGTGCGCGACCTCGACTGGAAGGACCCGGCCTACGCCCCCCTGGTGCCGCTGTTCGCCCAGGCCGCCCGCCGCACCGACCGCCGCGGCATCGACCTCGATCCCGAACTGCGTCGGCAGGTTCTCGACAAGCTGAAGGAGGCCGGCGCCCGCCCCGAGGAGCTGCAGGTGGTTCGGGAGATGGTGCCGGTGGAGGACGCCGACCGGGTGCGCCAGTTCGGCGAGTCGCTCCCCGGCGGGTTGATCCTGGTGCGCGAAGCCGGGAATGAGCCCCAGGCGGATTGA